In the genome of Calothrix sp. PCC 6303, the window CACAACCTGAGTCCTGAAACCTTGATGACTATCAATTCACCTATGTGGAGTGTAGCTACAGAGTGGCAAATCTACTTTATTTTTCCCTTGCTGCTGCTACCATTGTGGAGACGTTTTGGTCTACTAGCAGTTACAGTTGTATCCTTTATCATTGGATTACTACCTGTGTACTTACTCAATGGATTCCTAGAATCTGCTTCACCCTGGTTTCTGGGAATCTTTGCTTTGGGGATGGTTGCATCAGAAATTGGTTTCTCCCAAAAAAGTCAATTGGTAGCAATGAGGGATCATTTTCCTTGGGCTATACTAAGTATTTTATTTACACTCATTGCCTTCATTACTGAGTGGAGAACGCTGGGATTACATATCTGGATTGGTCAAAGTTTTCTAGGTTTGGCAGGTGGTTGCTTATTCATCTACTGTACCAAGTTTGTCATGGATACTAAAAAAATATCTTGGTTCCTGAATCTATTTGAACATCCATTAGCTGTTATCTTAGGAAAAATTTCGTATAGTTTATATCTTACCCACGGAGTTGTGCAAGTATTAATACGTTACTGTCTATTTAACTTCCAATTATCTGCTGGGCTATTTGCAACTGCATCCTATATATTAGGAACAATTGCCTCATTAGCTTTTGCTTATGTTTTTTACATCTATTTTGAAAGACCTTTTATCTCGGCTTTTGGGAAGAACTACCACAAAATTAGTTCTACTTAAAGTAGTTAAAATAGTTGCAAGTTATTAACCGAGAATCTATAGTTAAGTCCAATCATCCCGCATTTATGCAATGCCGGAAAGTTCCCAGTATATGCTTGGTGCGGGTAGGTATGTATCCAATGAAGTGGATTTTTAATTTTGCTAGACTAAGCGTAGACCTTCAAATATTAGTCCTACCTACTATTTTTTGTGCCTAGAATATATT includes:
- a CDS encoding acyltransferase family protein, which produces MNKFENKPVLNRIHLQYLDGLRGLAALYVVLVHIEPEIGLKLPLFWFWFQKILRYGAFAVVIFIVLSGYVLMLPVSRSHDGHINGSIGDYLKRRSRRILPPYYAALALSLLVSLGVFILERFTSFQWNEIAGKGAFSPKFSLIDVISHLLLLHNLSPETLMTINSPMWSVATEWQIYFIFPLLLLPLWRRFGLLAVTVVSFIIGLLPVYLLNGFLESASPWFLGIFALGMVASEIGFSQKSQLVAMRDHFPWAILSILFTLIAFITEWRTLGLHIWIGQSFLGLAGGCLFIYCTKFVMDTKKISWFLNLFEHPLAVILGKISYSLYLTHGVVQVLIRYCLFNFQLSAGLFATASYILGTIASLAFAYVFYIYFERPFISAFGKNYHKISST